The proteins below come from a single Saccharophagus degradans 2-40 genomic window:
- a CDS encoding FtsX-like permease family protein — MSDLYLVFKNLTRNKLRLILSCFAIFIAFLLFGVLGSVQKVFDSGEEASSDTRLMVVNKINFTQPLPIAYVNKIKAIEGVASVTYANWFGGYYKEQKNMVPTFAVDQDTYFEVYNNFVVDPAQLQEWQNTRTGLMVGRVTANQWGWKVGDKISLSSNIFSQKTGGQTWEFNIVGIFDGENPQVDTSGALLHYKYFIETQTFGSDWVGWIPLNTTEAALNDSVASAIDEQFANSPAETKTSTEAQFAKAFIEQLGNIGFILTSVVSAAFFTILMIVANTMALAVSERTNEIAVLKTLGFSAKRIFGQVLSESLLLSIIGGLFGLGLAALLVTGAAQAPQLKSFLPTLMFPTEIWLKGFAYMLLLGFVTGFFPAYNAMKLKTIDALNRS, encoded by the coding sequence GTGAGCGATTTATATTTGGTGTTTAAAAACTTAACGCGCAATAAATTGCGGCTAATACTCAGCTGCTTTGCCATATTTATTGCTTTCTTGTTGTTTGGGGTGCTTGGCTCGGTGCAAAAGGTATTTGATAGCGGCGAAGAGGCTTCGTCAGATACGCGCCTAATGGTAGTAAACAAAATTAACTTTACACAGCCGCTGCCAATTGCATACGTAAATAAAATTAAAGCCATAGAAGGCGTGGCAAGCGTGACCTATGCAAACTGGTTTGGTGGTTATTACAAAGAGCAAAAAAATATGGTGCCTACCTTCGCGGTAGATCAAGATACCTATTTTGAAGTGTATAACAACTTTGTTGTTGACCCCGCACAATTGCAAGAATGGCAAAATACCCGTACGGGGTTGATGGTAGGTCGAGTTACCGCTAACCAGTGGGGCTGGAAGGTAGGCGATAAAATAAGCTTGTCGTCTAATATTTTCTCGCAAAAAACGGGCGGCCAAACATGGGAATTTAATATTGTAGGTATTTTTGATGGTGAAAACCCTCAGGTAGATACCTCTGGTGCGCTGTTGCACTATAAATATTTTATAGAAACCCAAACGTTTGGCAGTGATTGGGTAGGGTGGATTCCGCTCAATACTACCGAAGCAGCACTTAACGATTCAGTTGCTAGTGCCATTGACGAGCAATTTGCTAATTCCCCCGCCGAAACTAAAACCAGCACCGAAGCGCAGTTTGCCAAGGCCTTTATAGAGCAGTTAGGCAATATAGGGTTTATCCTAACCTCTGTAGTCTCTGCGGCATTTTTTACTATTTTAATGATTGTGGCCAACACCATGGCGTTGGCTGTTAGCGAACGTACTAACGAAATTGCAGTGTTAAAAACCCTTGGGTTTAGTGCTAAACGTATATTTGGCCAAGTGCTTAGCGAAAGTTTGTTACTAAGTATTATTGGTGGGTTGTTTGGTTTAGGTTTGGCGGCGCTTTTGGTAACCGGTGCAGCGCAGGCACCGCAGCTAAAAAGCTTTTTACCTACGCTAATGTTCCCTACAGAAATTTGGTTAAAAGGCTTTGCCTATATGTTGTTACTTGGGTTCGTTACTGGGTTCTTCCCAGCTTATAACGCGATGAAACTGAAAACCATTGATGCATTAAATAGGAGCTAA
- a CDS encoding ABC transporter permease codes for MGSVIKQINAVIVMSLNSLPQRLWMSLATLLAVAIVVAVLLAFLAMGNGFKKTLESTGAEDIVIMMREGASAELNSVLMRDQANLIEEAPGVLNDEQGAIVSGETYVIVDGKKRSSGTDANIPLRGVSSRAVDIRDNFSIVSGRMFEPGKNEIVVGSSILSEFAGFELGSEVKLGNAKWKVVGIFDTGGSVFSSELWTDIRVVQSQFNRGSSVQIVRAKLESPEAIEQVKAYIAADARLNLDVQSEKTYYGEQAKNVGGVINYIGWPLSIAMALGALAGALNTMYTSVAQRSVEIATLRAIGFGSLSSFLGTLFESVVLSILGGVLGTFAAFLFFDGMTTSTLGSSFTQIVFSFEISSDALIDGVSLALIIGLVGGFFPALRAARLPVILAFSSQG; via the coding sequence ATGGGATCGGTCATTAAACAAATTAATGCAGTAATAGTAATGAGCCTAAATAGCTTGCCACAAAGGTTGTGGATGTCGCTTGCTACTTTATTGGCGGTTGCCATTGTGGTGGCGGTGCTGCTGGCTTTTTTAGCTATGGGCAATGGGTTTAAAAAGACCCTAGAGAGCACCGGCGCCGAAGATATAGTAATAATGATGCGCGAAGGGGCATCAGCCGAGCTAAACAGCGTATTGATGCGCGACCAGGCCAATTTAATTGAAGAGGCACCGGGTGTGCTAAACGATGAGCAGGGCGCAATTGTATCGGGTGAAACCTATGTGATTGTTGATGGTAAAAAACGTTCAAGTGGCACCGATGCCAATATTCCTTTGCGTGGAGTATCTAGCCGCGCGGTAGATATTCGCGATAACTTCAGCATTGTAAGTGGGCGTATGTTCGAGCCAGGCAAAAACGAGATAGTAGTAGGTAGCAGCATATTATCGGAGTTTGCTGGCTTTGAACTTGGCAGCGAAGTAAAACTTGGCAACGCTAAATGGAAGGTGGTCGGTATTTTCGATACTGGCGGCTCGGTATTTTCAAGCGAACTATGGACAGATATACGTGTAGTACAAAGCCAATTTAATCGCGGTAGCAGTGTACAAATTGTACGTGCCAAGCTTGAGTCCCCAGAGGCTATTGAGCAAGTAAAAGCGTATATAGCCGCAGATGCGCGTTTAAATTTAGATGTGCAATCAGAGAAAACCTACTATGGCGAGCAAGCAAAAAATGTTGGCGGTGTAATAAACTATATTGGCTGGCCACTTTCTATTGCTATGGCGCTGGGTGCGTTGGCAGGTGCGTTAAATACTATGTACACGTCGGTAGCGCAACGATCAGTAGAAATAGCTACTTTGCGCGCTATTGGCTTTGGCAGTTTATCGTCTTTTTTAGGTACCTTATTCGAGTCGGTAGTACTCTCTATTCTCGGTGGTGTGCTCGGTACCTTTGCCGCATTCTTGTTTTTCGACGGTATGACAACCTCTACCTTAGGCAGTAGTTTTACTCAAATAGTTTTTAGCTTTGAAATAAGCAGCGACGCACTAATAGACGGTGTTAGCTTAGCGCTAATAATAGGTTTAGTAGGCGGCTTTTTCCCAGCGCTACGTGCAGCAAGGTTACCGGTAATTCTAGCATTTTCATCGCAGGGCTAG
- a CDS encoding TerC family protein: MEVVLGIDNLIFISILTNKLPEAIRPKARQIGIGAALVLRLLLLGSVAFIVKLVEPVITVFSHSFSWRDLILIAGGLFLVWKATKEIHHYVDPDPGPDKLNPSVIATSFSGIIVQILILDAVFSIDSIITAVGMTNHIPIMFVAVIFAVVTMMLAATPLANFINANPTIVMLALGFLMLIGTTLIADGFGFHVPKGYIYAATSFSALVEMLNILSRRARQKANKQENSKAIECQKKSIGGKVSQ; the protein is encoded by the coding sequence ATGGAAGTTGTTTTAGGCATAGACAACCTTATATTTATCTCCATATTAACCAACAAACTGCCTGAAGCAATAAGGCCCAAAGCTAGGCAAATAGGCATTGGCGCTGCTTTAGTTCTGCGCCTGCTTTTACTGGGGTCCGTTGCCTTTATAGTCAAACTGGTTGAGCCTGTTATCACTGTATTCAGCCACTCATTCTCTTGGCGCGATCTAATATTAATAGCTGGCGGGCTATTTTTAGTATGGAAAGCCACCAAAGAAATCCACCACTATGTCGACCCAGACCCTGGGCCAGATAAACTCAACCCTTCGGTTATAGCCACGAGCTTTTCGGGCATAATTGTGCAAATTTTAATTTTAGATGCAGTATTCTCTATAGATAGTATTATTACTGCAGTGGGCATGACCAATCACATCCCTATTATGTTTGTCGCTGTAATTTTTGCTGTGGTTACAATGATGCTTGCCGCAACGCCGCTCGCAAACTTTATAAATGCCAACCCAACTATCGTTATGCTTGCCCTTGGCTTTTTGATGTTGATAGGCACCACACTCATTGCGGATGGCTTCGGGTTCCATGTACCTAAAGGATATATTTATGCAGCAACGAGTTTTTCTGCACTAGTAGAAATGCTAAATATTCTATCGAGAAGAGCTCGTCAGAAAGCGAACAAGCAAGAAAATAGCAAGGCGATAGAGTGTCAAAAGAAAAGCATTGGTGGGAAGGTTAGCCAATAG
- a CDS encoding ion transporter, translated as MSSGNYISSSTNWSQSLKQLIESHSFQGFIVTLIVINAILLGMETSTNLMANYGDAIAIIDNIILTVFVLEIIVRLYVYRLKFWRDPWSVFDFCVVFIALVPATGPFAIVRALRVLRVLRLLTMIPSMQRVVGALLSAIPGLSSIAFVLLIFYYVTAVMATHFFSAAYPEWFGTLGRSLYTLFQIMTLESWSMGISRPVMEQFPYAWAFFIPFILIATFTMLNLFIAIIVNAMQRYTSEEREETATIIHESQEHIESSLHEEVVQLRAELKVIKQLLLETRDNQSLAPK; from the coding sequence GTGAGTTCTGGTAATTATATTTCTAGCTCTACCAATTGGAGTCAATCGCTTAAACAATTGATAGAGTCACACTCTTTTCAGGGTTTTATAGTTACTTTAATTGTAATTAACGCCATTTTGCTGGGGATGGAGACATCCACAAACTTAATGGCCAACTACGGCGATGCAATTGCCATAATAGACAACATAATTCTTACCGTGTTTGTTCTAGAAATAATTGTCCGCCTGTATGTATATCGCCTTAAGTTTTGGCGCGACCCGTGGAGTGTGTTCGACTTTTGCGTGGTATTTATTGCGCTGGTGCCTGCCACTGGGCCGTTCGCCATTGTGCGTGCACTGCGTGTGCTACGGGTATTGCGCTTACTCACCATGATTCCATCTATGCAACGGGTAGTGGGCGCGCTGCTTTCGGCAATACCAGGGTTAAGCTCTATTGCATTTGTATTGCTTATTTTTTATTACGTAACTGCAGTAATGGCCACGCACTTTTTTTCGGCTGCCTACCCAGAATGGTTTGGCACCCTAGGTCGCTCGCTTTATACCCTGTTCCAAATAATGACTCTAGAAAGCTGGTCTATGGGCATTTCTCGACCGGTTATGGAGCAGTTTCCCTATGCGTGGGCATTTTTTATTCCGTTTATTCTCATTGCCACCTTTACCATGCTGAACCTATTTATTGCGATTATTGTGAATGCAATGCAACGCTACACCAGTGAAGAGCGCGAAGAAACCGCAACAATTATTCACGAATCTCAAGAGCATATAGAATCGAGCCTACACGAAGAGGTAGTGCAATTGCGTGCAGAATTAAAAGTTATTAAACAACTGTTACTAGAAACCAGAGATAATCAAAGCTTGGCTCCCAAATAA
- the nhaA gene encoding Na+/H+ antiporter NhaA, translating into MSNETPKKFIPNEQNPMPRWEKKFNKILTPFERFVNRTTTGGLILMMAALIALALANSPLAHHYLHALHVPLGLNLGDWRIEKSLHHWVNDGLMALFFFVVGLELKREMLVGELAEIRKAVLPIVAAIGGMVIPAICYMSLNLNDETFRGWGIPMATDIAFALGVIALLASRVPKALITFLVALAIVDDLGAVVVIAVFYTQDLAWSFLIAGALLTCLLIFFNMIGIRKPSVYFFVGLILWFVFLKSGVHATLAGVITAFTIPAKPKFNTLTFSNRVQDILYKFRKGCEEDESILRNEHLSGLVQTLENGVVGVQTPLQRLEHSFHKPVAFFILPVFAIFNAGVTIDFGNAFQLFNHPITLGVVFGLLFGKFVGITGASWLAIRFGLCSLPNDTSMKHIIGASMLGSIGFTMSIFIAELAFVSQPEMIIQAKLGILLSSLVAGVAGYLWLHKLGGEKSRIGSSL; encoded by the coding sequence GTGAGCAATGAAACGCCTAAAAAGTTCATTCCTAACGAGCAAAACCCCATGCCCCGATGGGAAAAGAAGTTCAATAAGATTCTCACGCCCTTCGAACGCTTTGTAAACAGAACAACCACAGGCGGCCTTATTCTTATGATGGCTGCGCTAATAGCATTAGCACTGGCAAACAGCCCGCTTGCTCACCATTACCTGCATGCATTGCATGTACCCCTAGGTTTAAACCTTGGTGATTGGCGTATAGAGAAAAGCCTGCACCACTGGGTTAACGACGGCTTAATGGCATTATTTTTCTTTGTTGTTGGCCTGGAGCTAAAACGTGAGATGCTCGTTGGGGAGCTGGCTGAAATCCGCAAAGCGGTATTGCCCATAGTTGCGGCGATTGGCGGCATGGTTATACCCGCCATATGTTATATGTCGTTAAACCTTAACGACGAAACTTTTCGCGGCTGGGGTATACCCATGGCGACGGACATTGCTTTTGCCCTTGGCGTGATTGCACTTTTGGCTAGCCGTGTGCCTAAAGCGCTCATCACATTCTTAGTGGCACTGGCCATTGTAGACGACTTGGGTGCAGTGGTAGTTATTGCCGTTTTTTACACGCAAGATCTTGCATGGAGCTTTCTAATCGCCGGCGCACTACTAACTTGCTTGCTCATATTTTTTAACATGATTGGTATTCGTAAACCCAGCGTGTACTTTTTCGTTGGCCTAATCCTGTGGTTTGTGTTCTTAAAGTCGGGCGTACACGCCACCCTAGCCGGTGTAATTACCGCATTTACTATTCCGGCAAAACCAAAATTCAATACACTTACTTTTAGCAATCGTGTGCAAGATATACTTTACAAGTTTAGAAAAGGCTGTGAAGAAGATGAAAGTATACTAAGGAATGAACACTTAAGCGGCTTAGTTCAAACCCTAGAAAACGGTGTAGTTGGTGTACAAACGCCATTACAACGCCTAGAGCACTCTTTTCACAAGCCGGTTGCATTTTTTATTCTACCCGTATTCGCAATATTTAATGCGGGCGTAACCATCGACTTTGGCAATGCCTTTCAACTATTTAATCACCCAATAACCCTAGGTGTGGTATTTGGCCTGCTGTTCGGTAAATTTGTAGGTATTACTGGCGCTTCGTGGCTAGCCATACGCTTTGGCCTTTGCTCACTGCCAAACGATACAAGTATGAAACACATTATTGGCGCATCTATGCTGGGCAGTATCGGCTTTACTATGTCTATCTTTATTGCTGAGCTCGCCTTTGTATCGCAACCCGAAATGATCATTCAGGCAAAACTGGGTATTTTACTTTCATCGCTAGTAGCAGGCGTTGCTGGCTATTTATGGCTGCATAAACTAGGCGGCGAAAAATCACGTATAGGATCGAGTTTGTGA
- a CDS encoding Dabb family protein, producing the protein MHSNTHKLLHMVYFWLKEEHTEHDKAQLIEGLQGLADIDLIKAIHIGVPASTLERDVIDSSYQVSLVLQFDNTEDQDAYQIHPTHLAFVDKCKHLWQRVKVCDSISAL; encoded by the coding sequence ATGCACAGCAATACCCACAAACTACTCCACATGGTGTACTTCTGGCTAAAAGAAGAACACACCGAACATGACAAAGCACAGTTAATTGAGGGGCTGCAGGGTTTAGCAGATATCGACTTAATAAAAGCGATTCATATTGGCGTACCGGCCTCTACCCTGGAGCGCGACGTGATTGATAGCAGCTACCAAGTTTCACTTGTATTGCAGTTTGATAACACAGAAGACCAAGATGCCTACCAAATTCACCCAACACACTTAGCATTTGTTGATAAGTGCAAGCACCTTTGGCAACGCGTTAAGGTATGCGATTCGATAAGTGCACTTTAA
- a CDS encoding MBL fold metallo-hydrolase — protein sequence MNKLAIGAFALSLTVSSFTFAEEQKILFESKELAKGLYMIQGVGGFAGGNIALSVGDDGVIMIDDSMPPLLDTLNAKIKEVAGAPVDFLINTHVHGDHTGNNAAFGAGATHIVAHENMRKRMLEKGVQGQNGMVDAPKDALPVITFTHHMNFHLNDQPAHLFHVGRAHTDGDTVIHFTSANVIHTGDAFFNGMFPFIDLNSGGTVAGYIAAQKRIYGMCNATTQLIPGHGPLANREDLKASIDMLEDARKIMLDLIKQGLSEEDVVVKNPLKKYHNKWNWGFITTEKMTRTLYTSLSKKKNDEEHNHHSHGGHNHSEHKHNDNSHGAHH from the coding sequence ATGAACAAGCTTGCCATTGGCGCTTTTGCGCTTAGCCTAACTGTTAGCAGTTTTACCTTTGCTGAAGAACAAAAAATATTGTTTGAAAGTAAAGAGTTAGCCAAAGGCCTGTATATGATTCAGGGCGTGGGTGGTTTTGCCGGCGGTAACATTGCGCTTTCGGTAGGCGACGACGGTGTAATTATGATTGACGACAGCATGCCACCGCTTTTAGATACCTTGAATGCAAAAATTAAAGAAGTGGCTGGCGCACCGGTAGATTTTTTAATTAACACGCATGTGCACGGCGACCACACGGGTAATAATGCCGCATTTGGCGCTGGCGCCACCCACATAGTGGCCCACGAAAACATGCGTAAACGTATGCTAGAAAAAGGCGTACAGGGCCAAAACGGTATGGTTGACGCACCCAAAGATGCGTTGCCAGTTATTACGTTTACCCACCATATGAATTTTCATTTAAACGACCAGCCCGCGCACTTGTTTCATGTGGGTCGCGCGCATACCGATGGCGACACTGTAATACACTTTACATCTGCCAACGTTATCCATACTGGCGACGCCTTTTTTAATGGCATGTTTCCGTTTATCGACCTAAATAGCGGTGGCACTGTTGCGGGTTACATTGCAGCACAAAAACGTATTTACGGTATGTGTAACGCCACCACTCAACTAATTCCTGGCCATGGCCCCTTGGCAAACCGCGAAGACCTAAAAGCGTCTATAGATATGCTGGAAGATGCGAGAAAAATCATGCTGGACCTCATTAAACAAGGCCTCTCAGAAGAAGACGTTGTAGTGAAAAACCCGCTAAAAAAATATCACAACAAATGGAACTGGGGCTTTATAACCACAGAGAAAATGACCCGTACGCTATATACAAGCCTAAGTAAGAAAAAAAACGACGAAGAGCACAACCACCATAGCCATGGCGGTCACAATCACAGCGAACACAAACACAACGACAATAGCCACGGCGCCCACCATTAA
- a CDS encoding DUF1287 domain-containing protein, protein MGFTNPIKRFINAIGLTVAVGGAIGISLQAIALTGQDIASAANKRTEHFVVYTGRYVSIPYPMGDVPKNTGVCTDVVIRTYRAVGIDLQQLVHEDIKANFDAYPSKRIWGLTRPDTNIDHRRVPNLQAFFERNGTSLPITTDPEDYLPGDIVSWMLPGNLPHIGVVSDVKHASSGVPLVVHNIGFGPKRNDALFAYTITGHYRYLPAKTE, encoded by the coding sequence ATGGGTTTTACTAATCCAATTAAGCGGTTTATAAACGCAATAGGCTTAACGGTTGCTGTGGGTGGAGCGATTGGAATATCGCTGCAAGCTATTGCCCTAACAGGCCAAGATATTGCCAGTGCCGCCAATAAACGTACTGAGCATTTTGTGGTTTACACTGGGCGGTATGTATCTATTCCCTACCCTATGGGTGATGTGCCTAAAAATACAGGCGTGTGTACGGATGTGGTAATTCGCACATACAGGGCTGTAGGTATAGATTTACAGCAATTGGTACACGAAGATATTAAAGCGAATTTTGATGCATACCCCTCTAAACGCATTTGGGGCTTAACCCGGCCAGATACAAATATAGACCACCGACGTGTACCCAATTTACAAGCGTTTTTCGAACGCAATGGTACAAGTTTACCCATAACAACCGATCCAGAAGATTATTTACCAGGGGATATAGTATCGTGGATGCTGCCAGGTAATTTGCCGCATATTGGCGTTGTAAGCGATGTTAAACACGCCTCATCGGGTGTACCCTTAGTTGTACATAATATTGGCTTTGGCCCCAAGCGAAATGACGCACTTTTTGCCTATACCATTACAGGGCATTACCGCTACCTACCGGCCAAAACAGAATAA